The candidate division KSB1 bacterium nucleotide sequence TGGCAGGAGGGGCACACTGCCCACGCCACCGAACAGGAAGCCGAGCAGGAAGCGCTGCTCATCCTGGACCTCTACCGCCGCTTCGCCGAAGAATACATGGCCATGCCGGTCTTTGTGGGAATGAAGACGGACAAGGAAAAGTTCGCCGGGGCCGTGCGCACCTATTGTATCGAGGCCATGATGCAGGACAGGCGCGCGTTGCAGGCGGGAACCTCCCACAACTTGGGACAGAATTTCGCCAAGGCCTTCGATGTCACCTACCAGGACGAGCAGGGGAAGCAGCAGTACGTGTGGGCCACCAGCTGGGGTGTCTCTACGCGTCTCATCGGCGCACTGATTATGTGCCACAGCGACGACAATGGCCTTGTGCTGCCGCCACGCTTAGCAAGCCTGCAGGCGGTGGTGGTGCCCATCTGGACGGGCGACACCGAGCGTGACGCGGTGCTGGCCTATGTCCGCCAGCTCACCACCTCGTGGGCCGGTCGCCTGAGCTTCAAGATCGACGACCGCGACAACTACCGGCCGGGCTGGAAGTTCAACGAGTGGGAGCAGCGTGGCGTGCCCATCCGCATCGAGGTCGGGCCGCGCGACATGGCGCAGCAGCAGGTCGTGCTCGTGCGACGCGATACGCGCCAGAAAACGGTCGTGCCTGCCAGCGCCCTGCCCGGCGCAGTGGCGGAAGAGTTGGAGTCCATGCAACGAGACTTGCTGACGCGAGCGCGCGACTTTCGCGACCGCCATACGCAGACGGTCAGCGACTACCCGACTCTCACCCGTCTCATCGAAGAAC carries:
- the proS gene encoding proline--tRNA ligase; the encoded protein is MAKGITPRHEDYARWYTDVIAAAELADYAPVKGCMVIRPNGYAIWEKIQSTLDGMFKETGHVNAYFPLFIPESYLRREAEHVEGFAPECAVVTHGGGKKLEEPLVVRPTSETIIWAMYRNWIHSHRDLPLLINQWANVVRWEMRTRLFLRTTEFLWQEGHTAHATEQEAEQEALLILDLYRRFAEEYMAMPVFVGMKTDKEKFAGAVRTYCIEAMMQDRRALQAGTSHNLGQNFAKAFDVTYQDEQGKQQYVWATSWGVSTRLIGALIMCHSDDNGLVLPPRLASLQAVVVPIWTGDTERDAVLAYVRQLTTSWAGRLSFKIDDRDNYRPGWKFNEWEQRGVPIRIEVGPRDMAQQQVVLVRRDTRQKTVVPASALPGAVAEELESMQRDLLTRARDFRDRHTQTVSDYPTLTRLIEEPGGFFWVDWCGERACEDRLQEETKATIRLIPFERAPERGPCILCGHPSQHRVLVAKAY